A window of the Tunturibacter empetritectus genome harbors these coding sequences:
- the lepB gene encoding signal peptidase I, which produces MEPSGQRKGVMHSWLRDLVISVAVSAFIIIFLYQPVRVEGTSMLPMLEDQDRLFINKIAYRVGEIQRGDVVVFLYPHDHEKSYIKRVIALPGDTLRIDHGQVIVNGKRISESYVPRRFVDDRSQPEMTVPGNEYFVMGDHRSISSDSRDFGPVDRNLIYGKAAFVYWPMDQAGVVR; this is translated from the coding sequence ATGGAGCCGTCAGGACAGCGGAAGGGAGTCATGCACTCCTGGCTGCGCGACCTGGTGATCTCGGTAGCGGTATCGGCGTTCATCATCATCTTTCTCTATCAGCCAGTACGAGTAGAGGGAACCAGCATGCTGCCTATGCTGGAGGATCAGGACAGGCTGTTCATCAATAAGATCGCATACCGGGTCGGCGAGATTCAACGCGGCGACGTGGTCGTCTTTCTCTATCCCCATGACCATGAGAAGAGTTACATCAAGCGGGTGATCGCCCTGCCGGGAGATACCCTGCGGATCGATCATGGGCAGGTCATTGTGAACGGAAAACGCATCTCGGAGAGCTATGTGCCAAGGCGGTTTGTCGATGACAGATCGCAACCGGAGATGACTGTGCCGGGAAATGAATACTTTGTGATGGGGGATCATAGGTCGATCTCAAGCGACAGCCGCGACTTCGGGCCAGTCGACCGGAATCTAATCTATGGCAAGGCGGCATTTGTCTACTGGCCGATGGATCAGGCAGGGGTTGTCCGTTAG
- the murQ gene encoding N-acetylmuramic acid 6-phosphate etherase — translation MATLTMLEQAPTPKPVNRGAADYNDLTTETANAASEGLDTKSALEIARIINHEDAKIATAVKKALPEIAIVIDTVARSLRDGGRLIYVGAGSSGRIASLDASECPPTYSTAPSQVQYIMAGGPKALASASDVNEDSPEIGQRDIARRRPTRKDIVIGVSASGRTPYVVGAVEYARARGAKTAAITCNLNTPLSDVADTTVITEVGPEVISGSTRMKSASAQKMVLNMITTGAMTRLGYVYDNLMVNVHMKNAKLVERGIRVLMTVCDIDRDTAIRTIKSAGKSIPIAVVMLKANVDKMEAVRRLTKSDGNVRLAIDDSRLEL, via the coding sequence ATGGCAACCCTTACCATGCTTGAGCAGGCCCCGACACCAAAACCCGTCAACCGTGGCGCAGCAGACTACAACGATCTCACCACGGAGACCGCCAACGCCGCCTCAGAGGGACTCGACACCAAGTCCGCACTCGAGATCGCCCGAATCATAAATCACGAAGACGCCAAGATCGCAACCGCAGTCAAAAAGGCGCTGCCTGAGATCGCTATCGTCATCGATACTGTCGCTCGCTCCCTGCGCGATGGTGGCCGACTGATTTACGTAGGAGCCGGCTCCAGCGGCCGCATCGCCTCTCTCGACGCCTCGGAGTGTCCACCAACGTACTCTACCGCTCCTTCGCAAGTCCAGTACATAATGGCCGGCGGCCCCAAAGCTCTCGCATCTGCCTCCGACGTGAACGAGGATTCACCGGAGATTGGCCAGCGCGACATCGCCCGACGACGCCCGACCCGCAAAGACATCGTCATCGGAGTCTCGGCGAGCGGCCGCACGCCTTACGTGGTCGGCGCGGTTGAGTATGCGCGGGCTCGGGGAGCTAAGACCGCCGCGATCACATGCAACCTCAATACCCCGCTCTCCGATGTTGCAGACACCACGGTCATCACTGAAGTCGGCCCTGAGGTTATCTCAGGCTCTACGCGCATGAAGTCTGCGTCAGCCCAGAAGATGGTGCTGAACATGATCACTACTGGGGCTATGACGCGGCTCGGGTACGTCTACGACAACCTCATGGTCAATGTGCACATGAAGAACGCGAAGCTGGTAGAGCGCGGCATTCGCGTGCTGATGACGGTGTGCGATATCGATCGTGATACTGCGATCCGCACCATCAAGTCCGCGGGCAAATCGATTCCGATCGCCGTCGTTATGCTAAAGGCTAACGTCGACAAGATGGAGGCTGTGCGGCGCCTCACCAAGTCGGATGGCAACGTTCGCCTCGCTATTGACGACTCTCGCCTCGAACTCTGA
- a CDS encoding class D sortase → MRVLAYAERLLWACGLLCVGYCLVLGVQAKETQRLAERIGEPLPARIAPDVAPAAGDVIGRIEIPALALSAPITADYDRDSLHRGVGHIPGTAVPGGLGTVGLAGHRDSFFRPLRRIAAKMEVRLIDKSGTYHYVVDSTEIVSPDKVGVLNIASRPELTLITCFPFDYVGAAPERFIVHAHLLSASPDGVFAIH, encoded by the coding sequence ATGCGAGTCCTCGCATACGCTGAGCGTCTTCTATGGGCGTGCGGTCTCCTTTGCGTTGGATACTGCCTGGTGCTGGGTGTTCAAGCAAAGGAGACCCAGAGGCTCGCGGAACGGATCGGAGAGCCTCTTCCAGCCAGAATCGCCCCGGACGTCGCGCCTGCGGCAGGGGATGTGATTGGCAGGATTGAGATTCCCGCACTCGCGTTGTCAGCACCGATTACAGCCGACTATGATAGAGACAGTTTGCATCGGGGAGTGGGCCATATTCCCGGGACCGCGGTGCCGGGTGGCCTTGGTACGGTGGGGCTGGCAGGTCATCGCGATTCGTTCTTCCGGCCGTTGCGCAGGATCGCCGCGAAGATGGAGGTGCGGTTGATCGATAAAAGCGGCACCTATCACTACGTTGTGGACTCGACTGAAATTGTGAGTCCCGACAAGGTAGGAGTGCTGAACATTGCCTCCAGGCCAGAGCTTACGCTCATTACTTGTTTTCCGTTCGACTATGTGGGCGCAGCGCCGGAACGTTTTATTGTTCATGCCCACCTTTTGTCGGCTTCCCCAGACGGGGTTTTTGCCATCCATTAG